The genomic region GCGGGCGCAGGGACTTCAGGGTGGGGATGCCCCAGCCGCCCGCCGCGCGCGCCTTGGCCGGGGCCTCGCCGAAGAACCACTCGAAGACCCGCCACGCGGCGTCCTTGTTCCGGGCCTTCTTCGGCATCCACAGGCCGGTGCCGCCCTGGCAGGAGCTGATCCGCCGGCCGCCTTCGAATACCGGGGCGGGCGCGAGACGGGACGCCTTCGCCAGCTTCTCGTCGGTGTTGATCATGCCGCCGAGCCAGTAGCCGGAGTTCGACATGGCCATGCGCCCGGCCTGGTACGTGGGACCGTCCCAGGCGTTCGGGTCGGGGTCGATGAGGCTGGGCCCGACCCTGGCACCGGCATAACCCACGTACCAGGCAAGGGCCTTGCGGGCCTCGGGGGTGGTGAAGTCGACGCGGGTGAAGTCGTCGGCGAAGAGACTGCCTCCGGCGGCCGCGGTCAGGTTCGTGAGGAGGGCGGGTCTGTTGAGGCCGTTGTAGCTGCCGCCGAAGACGGTGGTCTGGCCGTTCTCGCGCCGGGTGAGACGTTTGGCGTTCGCCAGCCACTCCTCGTACGTCACCGGTTCGGTGTCCGGCGGATGGTCGAGCCCCGCCTCGTCGAAGTGCGTGGTGTTGTACCAGTACATGGAGTCCTGGGAGAAGTCCTTCGCCATGCCGTAGCGCGGACCCTTGCCCTGGGTCGTGCCGTCGTAGCGCCACAGGTCGTTGACCGGGTCCAGGTCTTCGGCCTTGAGGATGCGGCTCCGGGCGAAGTACGGGTCGAGGTTCTCGGCCACGTCCCGGGCGACGAAGTACGGCGTGTCCAGGGCACCGATGCCGCGCACCAGGTCCGGCGGGTTGCCGGCGGTGAGCATGGCGATCAGTTTGGTGATGTCGTTCTTCACCGTGATGATCGTGATGCCGAGTTCGTTGTGCGCCTGCTTGAGCAGTTCGGGCGCGATGTCTTCCGGCTGGACCATCAGCGTGACGGTTTCGCCGCCGCCACTGCCACCGCCGCCGACTCCGGAGGACACCTGGAGCGCGCAGCCGCTCATCGCCGCCGCGCCGGCTGCCGCGCCACCCGCCGACAGGGCGAGGAACCGACGGCGGTCCAGGGACGGACCGGGATGAGAGCGCATCAACTGCTCACCTCCTGCTTCGGGTTGGGTGGGTCGAGGAGAGTTCGGCAACCGGTTGCTGTGGTGGGTGGGCAGAGCTTCTTCCTGTCCGGAAACCGCGTCAAGGGTCTGCACCGACTTTCGAAAAGAGTGGGTGTCGTTCAGGGCCGGGAATCGGAGGTCCGGTGGGTGGTTCACGCGCAGGCGGCGGACGGTCCGGGGGTGGACTCTGGCGGGGCCGGCGGCTTGCGCCGACGAGAAACCGGTTGTCGACGAGAAGGCTGCACGCGCCGAACCCCTCCGGTCTCGGCTGCTCCCGTCCGGTCTCGGCTACTCCCCTCCGTCGTGTTCCCGCATCTCGAACCAGTCGAAGTCCGCCGGGGCGCGGGTCCCGCCCAGGTCCTGCACGCAGACGCCGACGAACGCGCCGGTGAACCGCAGCCGGTCCCCGTAGTCGTCGGAGAGCTTGCTCGCGTCCAGGGCCGGGCCCACGGGATGCCAGTCCGTGCCGTCGGGCGAGGCGGCGAAGCGGAGTTCCGCGCCGTCGAAGCGGGCCCGCAGATACACCAACGGCCAGTCGTCCGTGGTGAGTTCGCTGTCCGGGAGTTCCCCGTACACCCCGTCGTCGGTGAGTACCACGCCCAGGACGCGGCCCCGGCCCTCGACGTGGGTGAGGCGGAGATAGAAGTGCGTCGAGGTGTCGTACCAGCAGATGAGGCCCGCGAGTTGACTGAAGTGCGAGGGGCGGAAGTCGACGACCGTCGTCACCTCGCTGCGCACCGAGGTGAGCCGCCGCGCGACCAGACTCTGGTCGAACCGCGAGTGCGGGCTCTGCCTGCCGCGCAGCCGCAGATGCCCGGGACGTTCCCGGAGGGTCAGCCAGTCGGGGGTCGCGGGAGCCCGGAGCGTGCTCCAACTTCCGCCCAGGGAGGGCGAGTCGAAGTCGTCCCGGGCGACGGTCGGGGCGGCGGGTCCCGGCTCCGCCCCGGTGGGCGCCGGGACCTCCAGGCTCGGCCGCCGCCCTCCGCCCGCCAGCCGCAGCCAGCCGTCGTCGGTCCAGGTCACGCGTTGCAGACAGGTCTCCCGGCCGAGGATGCAGCGCGGCCCGTCGGGCGTCTGTACGGGTCTGGAGGCGAGGTGGGCGAGGTACCACTCCCCCGCAGCCGTCTGGACCAGCTCACCGTGGCCGGCCTTCTGCAACGGCCACTCCGGGGCGTCGCGCGTCGTCAACAGCGAACCGTCCGGGTCGAGTTCGTACGGTCCGGTCAGCTCGCGCGAGCGGGCCATCAGGATGCCGTGGTTCCAGCCGGTGCCGCCCTCGGCGAGCATCAGGTAGTACCAGCCGTCGTGCCGGTAGACGTTGGGCCCCTCGATCAGCTCCTCGTGCGTGAGGATCGTGCGCGGCTGCCCGATCAGGGCCCGCTTGTCGTCGTCGTACTCCTGGAGCACGATCCCGGCGAAGGACGGATGCCCGTCGCGCGGGTCCCACTGGATGTTGAGCAGCCAGCTGCGGCCGTCCTCGTCATGGAAGAACGAGGGGTCGAAACCGGAGGAGTTGAGGAACACCGGCCGCGACCACGGGCCGTCGATCGACGGGGCCGTGATCAGGTGGTTGTCGACGTCCTTGTACGGGTGCCCGACGGTCCGCACGATGCTGTAGACGAGCCAGAACCGCCCCTCGTGGTACGAGAGCGAGGGCGCCCAGACGCCCGCCGAGTCGACGACTCCACGCAGGTCGAGCAGGTCGGGCCGGTCCAGGATGTGCCCGGCCGGCTCCCAGTGGGCGAGATCGGTGGAGCGGTGGACGGGGACGCCCGGGAACCATTCGAAGGTCGAGGTGGCGAGGAAGTACTCCGCGCCGACGCGCACGATGCTCGGGTCCGGATGGAATCCGGGCAGCACGGGGTTGCTGATGTGGCCCGCGGTCATGCAGGTCCTTTCACACAGGGTCGGTGGGGGCGCCGGAAATCCTCGGGTCTGCCCTGAAGGACTGTCGGGAACTGTCGGAAGCGGTCGTAGGCGGCCGTGGACTGTCGTGGGCGGCCGTGGGCGTCAGCCCTTGACGGCGCCCTGCATCACACCGGCGACGATCTGCCGGGACAGCAGGAGGAAGACGACGAGCAGCGGCAGTACGCCGATGGCGGCGCCGGACAGGATGAGCGTGTAGTCGAGGGCGTAGCCGCTGGCCAGCGAGGACAGCGCGGTCTGCACGGTGGGCGTGACGGACGGGTCGAGCACGATCAGCGGCCACATGAAGTCGTTCCAGCTGGCCATGAAGGTGAACATGGCCAGCACGGCGGCCTGCGGGCGGATCGCGGGCAGCGCCACGTGCCAGAAGATGCCGAGCGTGGAGCAGCCGTCGACGCGTGCGGCCTCGACGAGTTCGTACGGTACGGACTCGTCGCAGGCCTGCCGCATCCAGAAGACGGCGAAGGCGTTGACGAGGGCCGGGACGATGACGGCCTTGAGTGTGGCGATCCAGCCCAGGTCCCCCATCAGCATGTACAGGGGGATCATGCCGAGCTGCGTCGGGAGCATGGCGGTGATCACGACGGCCACGAACAGTGCGTCGCGGCCCCGGAACCGCAGCTTGGCGAACGCGAATCCGGCGAGCGAGGCGAGCAGGACGCAGCACACCGTGACCGTCGTGGAGATGATCATCGAGTTGCGCAGTGCGAGCCAGAAGTCGACGGT from Streptomyces sp. NBC_00878 harbors:
- a CDS encoding extracellular solute-binding protein, with the protein product MRSHPGPSLDRRRFLALSAGGAAAGAAAMSGCALQVSSGVGGGGSGGGETVTLMVQPEDIAPELLKQAHNELGITIITVKNDITKLIAMLTAGNPPDLVRGIGALDTPYFVARDVAENLDPYFARSRILKAEDLDPVNDLWRYDGTTQGKGPRYGMAKDFSQDSMYWYNTTHFDEAGLDHPPDTEPVTYEEWLANAKRLTRRENGQTTVFGGSYNGLNRPALLTNLTAAAGGSLFADDFTRVDFTTPEARKALAWYVGYAGARVGPSLIDPDPNAWDGPTYQAGRMAMSNSGYWLGGMINTDEKLAKASRLAPAPVFEGGRRISSCQGGTGLWMPKKARNKDAAWRVFEWFFGEAPAKARAAGGWGIPTLKSLRPLMPAQEDYQKRVLAVQEAELKHFSVISFTPYAKWDSLEAIFNQIAPAAMNGRMSVDALAGRLNSAMNEQLKRGKEQVG
- a CDS encoding glycoside hydrolase family 43 protein is translated as MTAGHISNPVLPGFHPDPSIVRVGAEYFLATSTFEWFPGVPVHRSTDLAHWEPAGHILDRPDLLDLRGVVDSAGVWAPSLSYHEGRFWLVYSIVRTVGHPYKDVDNHLITAPSIDGPWSRPVFLNSSGFDPSFFHDEDGRSWLLNIQWDPRDGHPSFAGIVLQEYDDDKRALIGQPRTILTHEELIEGPNVYRHDGWYYLMLAEGGTGWNHGILMARSRELTGPYELDPDGSLLTTRDAPEWPLQKAGHGELVQTAAGEWYLAHLASRPVQTPDGPRCILGRETCLQRVTWTDDGWLRLAGGGRRPSLEVPAPTGAEPGPAAPTVARDDFDSPSLGGSWSTLRAPATPDWLTLRERPGHLRLRGRQSPHSRFDQSLVARRLTSVRSEVTTVVDFRPSHFSQLAGLICWYDTSTHFYLRLTHVEGRGRVLGVVLTDDGVYGELPDSELTTDDWPLVYLRARFDGAELRFAASPDGTDWHPVGPALDASKLSDDYGDRLRFTGAFVGVCVQDLGGTRAPADFDWFEMREHDGGE
- a CDS encoding carbohydrate ABC transporter permease → MALAQPTAPRSRQNAERADRRPGYLLYATLVGVLAASLFPLYYSFVLPTRDNSAIGDSLLSLTPGGNLFHNIRRVYDTVDFWLALRNSMIISTTVTVCCVLLASLAGFAFAKLRFRGRDALFVAVVITAMLPTQLGMIPLYMLMGDLGWIATLKAVIVPALVNAFAVFWMRQACDESVPYELVEAARVDGCSTLGIFWHVALPAIRPQAAVLAMFTFMASWNDFMWPLIVLDPSVTPTVQTALSSLASGYALDYTLILSGAAIGVLPLLVVFLLLSRQIVAGVMQGAVKG